One window of Pseudalkalibacillus berkeleyi genomic DNA carries:
- the rpsH gene encoding 30S ribosomal protein S8 has product MVMTDPIADMLTRIRNANTVGHDKLEVPASKLKKQIAEILKSEGFIRDVEYIEDSKQGVIRIFLKYGSSNERVITGLKRISKPGLRVYAKAYEVPRVLGGLGIALVSTSKGIMTDKDARNQQVGGEVLAYVW; this is encoded by the coding sequence ATGGTCATGACAGATCCAATTGCAGATATGTTAACTCGCATTCGTAATGCGAACACAGTAGGTCACGATAAATTGGAGGTTCCTGCATCCAAGCTAAAGAAGCAAATTGCAGAAATCCTGAAGAGTGAAGGTTTCATCCGTGACGTTGAATATATCGAAGATAGTAAGCAAGGTGTTATTCGTATTTTCTTGAAGTACGGGTCAAGCAACGAGCGTGTTATTACTGGCCTTAAGAGAATCAGTAAACCTGGTTTACGTGTCTACGCGAAAGCATATGAAGTACCACGAGTACTTGGTGGGCTAGGAATCGCTCTAGTATCAACATCTAAAGGAATTATGACAGACAAAGACGCTCGTAACCAACAGGTTGGCGGAGAAGTCTTAGCATACGTTTGGTAA
- the rpsN gene encoding 30S ribosomal protein S14 — protein sequence MAKKSMIAKQKRTQKYKVQEYTRCERCGRPHSVIRKFKLCRICFRELAYKGQIPGVKKASW from the coding sequence GTGGCGAAAAAATCAATGATCGCTAAACAAAAGCGTACGCAAAAGTACAAAGTACAAGAATATACGCGTTGTGAACGCTGCGGACGTCCGCATTCCGTAATTCGTAAATTCAAGCTTTGCAGAATTTGTTTCCGCGAACTTGCATATAAAGGTCAAATCCCTGGCGTCAAAAAAGCTAGCTGGTAA
- the rplX gene encoding 50S ribosomal protein L24: protein MHVKKGDKVQVISGKDKGKQGVVLQALPKQNRVIVEGINVVKKHAKPSQDNPQGGILNVEASVHASNVMPIDPKSGEPTRVGYKEENGKKVRVAKKSGEALDK from the coding sequence ATGCACGTGAAAAAAGGCGATAAGGTTCAAGTTATATCTGGTAAAGATAAAGGGAAGCAAGGTGTTGTCCTTCAAGCATTACCGAAGCAAAACCGTGTAATCGTTGAAGGGATTAACGTTGTTAAGAAGCACGCTAAGCCTTCTCAAGATAATCCACAAGGCGGAATCCTTAATGTTGAAGCATCAGTACATGCTTCTAACGTTATGCCGATTGACCCTAAGTCTGGAGAGCCTACCCGAGTAGGTTATAAAGAAGAGAACGGAAAGAAAGTTCGTGTTGCTAAAAAGTCAGGAGAAGCTCTTGATAAATAA
- the rplE gene encoding 50S ribosomal protein L5, with amino-acid sequence MNRLQERYKQEIVPSLQEKFDYTSVMQVPKIEKIVINMGIGDAVSNAKALDVAVEELTQLAGQKPVITKAKKSIAGFKLREGMPIGAKVTLRGVRMFEFLDKLISVSLPRVRDFRGVSKKSFDGRGNYTLGVKEQLIFPEIDYDKVNKVRGMDIVIVTTANSDEEARELLLQVGMPFQK; translated from the coding sequence ATGAATCGTCTACAAGAAAGATACAAACAAGAGATTGTTCCTTCTCTACAAGAGAAGTTCGATTATACATCTGTAATGCAAGTTCCAAAAATCGAGAAAATCGTTATTAACATGGGAATCGGAGATGCAGTTTCAAACGCTAAGGCTCTTGATGTAGCAGTTGAAGAATTGACTCAACTAGCAGGTCAAAAGCCGGTAATTACTAAAGCGAAGAAATCCATCGCTGGATTCAAACTTCGTGAAGGAATGCCGATCGGTGCAAAGGTTACATTACGCGGTGTGCGTATGTTCGAATTCCTTGACAAGCTAATCAGTGTTTCTCTACCACGTGTACGTGACTTCCGCGGTGTTTCTAAGAAATCATTTGACGGACGTGGAAACTACACACTTGGCGTGAAAGAACAGCTTATTTTCCCAGAAATCGATTATGATAAGGTCAATAAAGTGCGCGGTATGGATATCGTTATCGTAACTACTGCTAACTCAGACGAAGAGGCTCGCGAACTACTTCTTCAAGTAGGTATGCCGTTTCAAAAATAA
- the rplF gene encoding 50S ribosomal protein L6, translating into MSRIGNRRLQIPSGVTVEKNDKNVVTVKGSKGELTRSFSPDMKINIVENEITVERPSDHKEHKSLHGTTVSLIDNMIHGVSNGYEKSLELVGVGYRANKTGNKLVLNVGYSHPVEIVPEEGIEIEVPANTKVIVKGIDKERVGAVAANIRSVRLPEPYKGKGIRYEGEYVRRKEGKTGK; encoded by the coding sequence ATGTCTCGTATAGGTAACAGACGTTTACAAATTCCAAGCGGCGTAACAGTCGAAAAGAATGACAAGAACGTCGTAACTGTTAAAGGATCTAAAGGTGAACTAACTCGCTCTTTCAGTCCTGATATGAAAATCAATATTGTAGAGAATGAAATCACTGTTGAGCGCCCTAGCGATCACAAAGAGCACAAATCTCTACACGGTACTACAGTAAGTCTAATCGACAACATGATCCACGGTGTTTCAAACGGGTATGAGAAATCCCTTGAACTTGTTGGGGTTGGTTACCGTGCTAACAAAACGGGTAACAAGCTTGTCTTGAATGTTGGTTACTCTCACCCTGTAGAAATCGTTCCTGAAGAAGGAATTGAAATCGAAGTACCTGCGAATACGAAAGTAATCGTAAAAGGTATCGATAAAGAACGTGTTGGTGCTGTTGCAGCGAATATTCGCTCTGTTCGTCTTCCTGAACCGTATAAAGGGAAAGGTATTCGTTACGAAGGAGAATATGTTCGTCGTAAGGAAGGTAAGACTGGTAAATAG
- the rplN gene encoding 50S ribosomal protein L14: protein MIQQESRLKVADNSGARELLTIKVLGGSGRKYANIGDMIVCSVKSATPGGVVKKGEVVRAVVVRSKSGMRRPDGSYIRFDENAAVIVKDDKSPRGTRIFGPVARELRDNQFMKIVSLAPEVL from the coding sequence ATGATTCAACAAGAGTCTCGATTAAAAGTTGCTGACAACTCTGGAGCTCGTGAATTGCTAACAATCAAGGTCCTCGGTGGATCTGGACGCAAGTATGCAAACATCGGTGATATGATTGTGTGTTCTGTTAAATCCGCAACACCAGGCGGCGTTGTTAAGAAGGGTGAAGTTGTACGTGCAGTTGTTGTACGTTCAAAGAGCGGAATGCGTCGTCCTGACGGATCATACATCCGTTTCGATGAGAATGCAGCTGTTATCGTAAAAGATGACAAGAGCCCAAGAGGAACACGTATTTTCGGACCAGTTGCACGTGAACTACGTGACAACCAATTCATGAAAATCGTTTCATTAGCGCCAGAAGTACTTTAA